One window from the genome of Jiangella alba encodes:
- a CDS encoding helix-turn-helix domain-containing protein, translating to MGTRQKLTVAELCAELRIARSTFYDWRAKRTAPRCIKLPNGELRVRRGDLDAWLNFRQEPEP from the coding sequence CTGGGCACTCGGCAGAAGCTGACCGTGGCAGAGCTGTGTGCCGAGCTACGGATCGCGAGATCGACCTTCTACGACTGGCGGGCTAAGAGGACCGCGCCGCGGTGCATCAAGTTGCCCAACGGTGAGCTACGTGTGCGCCGCGGCGACCTCGATGCCTGGCTGAATTTCCGGCAGGAACCGGAGCCGTGA
- a CDS encoding tyrosine-type recombinase/integrase, producing the protein MTETTYDVRVRKTKIYKGTRVTTYYVRWAVNGRDVKEPFRNSAQAESFRSDLIAAARKGEAFYVDTGLPVSMKRAEARMSWYELVCDYVDTKWPHSAATTRRTIAEALTAATCLMFSNERGIPDGVQLRAALKRWAFNTNRREEPNQPAWASDALRWAASHSRPASDLADTHVLRNLVNGLAVRLDGGARATSVISRWRKILYNLAEYAIERKVLVTNPLPTVKQPAHRIAEVDRRCVANPSQARDLLVAVAAQSVTGQRLKAYFGCLYYAALRPEEAAELRRDNLDLPDNGWGWIYLEAAKPHAGGEWTNTGNARDDRPLKQREPGEVRKVPSPPELTALLHHHLDTFGTTPDGRLFVGERNTDHLPAFTVFRVWNRAREAVFGTDAKRLLVALRPYDLRHAAVSTWLNSGVPATKVATWAGHSVDVLLKIYAKCIDGDDDQHRSMIEQALKRPGPAQKLGHVFAKNTRREPPRAVDGRTNGNGPPPTF; encoded by the coding sequence GTGACCGAGACGACCTACGACGTTCGGGTCCGAAAGACCAAGATCTACAAGGGCACGCGGGTCACGACCTACTACGTGCGCTGGGCCGTCAACGGACGCGACGTCAAAGAGCCGTTCCGCAACTCGGCGCAGGCCGAGAGCTTCCGTTCCGACTTGATCGCGGCGGCGCGCAAGGGCGAGGCCTTCTACGTTGACACCGGGCTCCCAGTCTCGATGAAGCGTGCCGAGGCGAGGATGTCCTGGTACGAACTCGTCTGCGACTACGTCGACACGAAATGGCCTCACTCGGCCGCGACAACCCGACGCACGATCGCCGAAGCGCTCACCGCGGCCACCTGCCTGATGTTCAGCAACGAACGCGGCATCCCGGACGGCGTCCAGTTGCGCGCAGCACTGAAACGGTGGGCGTTCAACACCAACCGGCGCGAGGAGCCGAATCAGCCAGCCTGGGCGAGCGACGCCCTGCGATGGGCGGCCAGCCACAGCAGACCGGCCTCGGATCTCGCCGATACCCACGTGCTGCGCAACCTCGTCAACGGCCTCGCAGTGCGCCTCGACGGTGGCGCCAGGGCGACCAGCGTCATCTCACGGTGGCGGAAGATCCTCTACAACCTGGCCGAGTACGCGATCGAGCGGAAGGTGCTCGTCACCAACCCGCTCCCCACCGTCAAGCAGCCGGCGCACCGCATCGCCGAGGTCGACCGGCGCTGCGTCGCCAACCCGAGCCAGGCCCGCGACTTGCTCGTCGCCGTCGCCGCCCAGAGCGTCACCGGGCAGCGCCTCAAGGCCTACTTCGGCTGCCTCTACTACGCCGCGCTCCGCCCCGAAGAAGCCGCCGAGCTACGCCGCGACAACCTCGACCTCCCCGACAACGGCTGGGGCTGGATCTACCTGGAAGCAGCCAAGCCCCACGCCGGCGGCGAATGGACCAACACAGGCAACGCGCGAGACGACCGGCCCCTCAAACAGCGCGAGCCGGGCGAGGTACGCAAGGTCCCGTCGCCACCCGAGCTCACAGCGCTGCTGCACCACCACCTCGACACCTTCGGCACCACACCCGACGGGCGCCTGTTCGTCGGCGAACGCAACACCGACCACCTCCCCGCCTTCACCGTGTTCCGCGTCTGGAACCGCGCCCGCGAGGCAGTCTTCGGCACCGACGCGAAACGCCTGCTGGTCGCGCTGCGCCCCTACGACCTGCGCCACGCCGCCGTCTCCACCTGGCTCAACTCCGGCGTCCCAGCGACAAAGGTCGCAACCTGGGCCGGACACTCCGTCGACGTCCTGCTCAAGATCTACGCCAAGTGCATCGACGGCGACGACGACCAGCATCGCTCCATGATCGAACAGGCCCTCAAGCGGCCGGGACCGGCCCAAAAACTTGGCCACGTATTTGCCAAGAACACCCGTAGAGAGCCGCCCAGAGCCGTGGACGGCCGGACAAACGGCAACGGCCCCCCACCTACGTTCTAG
- a CDS encoding single-stranded DNA-binding protein, with translation MKICQALHCHITHEPRLTFPKPDQARLWVRVGINHHQRNEAGGWDDLPKTFHDLVQFGKGAERSFERLRVGDNIIALGTVRTYTTNVDGTEEKAEQFVASRIGHDLNTTDYTVQRRRSATQQRTPDRNPPATPAAAHGDRKHPPPAPPPPAEPINR, from the coding sequence ATGAAGATCTGTCAGGCCCTCCACTGCCACATCACACACGAACCCCGCCTCACCTTCCCCAAACCGGACCAGGCTCGCCTTTGGGTCCGCGTCGGCATCAACCACCACCAACGCAACGAGGCCGGCGGATGGGACGACCTGCCCAAGACCTTCCACGACCTCGTGCAGTTCGGGAAGGGCGCCGAACGGTCCTTCGAGCGGCTCCGCGTCGGAGACAACATCATCGCCCTCGGCACCGTGCGCACCTACACCACGAACGTCGACGGCACCGAAGAGAAGGCCGAGCAGTTCGTCGCCTCACGCATCGGCCACGACCTCAACACCACCGACTACACCGTCCAGCGTCGACGCTCAGCCACACAGCAGCGAACCCCAGACCGCAACCCACCCGCCACACCGGCCGCAGCTCACGGCGACAGGAAGCACCCGCCTCCCGCACCTCCACCACCCGCCGAACCCATCAACCGCTGA